A genome region from Leptodactylus fuscus isolate aLepFus1 chromosome 6, aLepFus1.hap2, whole genome shotgun sequence includes the following:
- the ATF5 gene encoding cyclic AMP-dependent transcription factor ATF-5: protein MSLLAALNLDLEMSMLPVSTLHWRADLLKIPAHGNHYELLPVHMEDGVNLHGAEGGCLAGDGFTDWMTERVDFSCFLPATADPSLPGPPAPDLEVMATLLKKELEQMEDYFLEETLSPGLPMPHDQVAPSTPPSHEVHFLFPTPDQQLGDRGVEFQAYVAETPAPAPVALDTLDSGCLELLNLYPEVPSDFPRENQQDFMVINNTTDPPAQSKRLNRPTPYDRPTTSALSCVPSTPPKGDRKQKKRDQNKTAALRYRQRKRAEYDALDEECQSLEVRNRELKEKSDSIEREIQYVKDLLIEVYKARSQRLRSN from the exons ATGTCTCTCCTGGCGGCTTTGAACCTGGATCTGGAAATGTCGATGTTGCCAGTTAGCACTCTGCACTGGCGGGCGGATCTCCTTAAGATCCCTGCTCATGGAAATCACTATGAACTGCTTCCAGTGCACATGGAGGACGGGGTGAATTTGCATGGGGCTGAAGGAGGATGCCTGGCAG GGGATGGATTCACAGACTGGATGACGGAAAGGGTGGACTTTTCATGTTTCCTGCCAGCAACGGCGGATCCATCCTTGCCAGGGCCTCCTGCCCCAGACTTGGAAGTCATGGCAACACTCCTGAAGAAGGAGTTAGAGCAGATGGAAGATTATTTCCTGGAGGAGACCCtctcccctgggcttccaatGCCTCACGATCAAGTGGCTCCAAGCACCCCGCCTTCACATGAAGTTCACTTTCTCTTCCCAACACCTGATCAACAGCTCGGTGATAGAGGAGTAGAGTTCCAGgcctacgttgcagaaacaccAGCTCCTGCCCCCGTAGCACTGGACACACTAGATTCTGGTTGCCTTGAGCTCCTAAATCTATACCCAGAAGTTCCAAGTGATTTCCCTCGAGAAAATCAGCAGGATTTTATGGTGATTAACAACACCACTGACCCGCCAGCTCAATCCAAACGACTTAACAGGCCTACGCCATATGACCGCCCCACCACTTCAGCCCTCAGTTGTGTTCCCTCAACTCCACCCAAAGGTGACCGTAAACAGAAGAAGAGAGATCAGAACAAGACGGCAGCTCTTCGATACCGCCAACGGAAACGTGCAGAATATGACGCATTAGATGAAGAATGTCAAAGCCTTGAAGTCCGCAACAGAGAACTGAAGGAAAAGTCTGATTCAATTGAAAGAGAGATCCAATATGTCAAAGATCTGCTCATCGAGGTCTACAAGGCCAGGAGTCAAAGACTCCGCAGCAACTAG